CGTACGGACCGCCGGCGCGGGAGACCCCGACGCCGTGGCCGCCGAACTCACCGAGGGCTTCTTCCGCCGGGTCGCCGCCGGGGCACCCCTGCGCCCCGGGGCCCGGCGGCTGCTGACCGCCCTGGAGGCCGAGGGTGTGCCCTTCGCCCTGGTCAGCGCCTCGCCCCGGGTGGTGGTCGACCAGGTCGTGGGGGGCGCGCTGGCCCGCGTCCCCTTCGCCTTCACCCTGTCGGCCGACGACACCGTACGGACCAAGCCCCACCCCGACCCGTACCGGGCGGCGGCCGAACGCCTGGGCCTGGCACCGGGGGAGTGCGTCGCGGTGGAGGACTCCCCGGACGGCGCCGCCTCGGCCGAGGCGGCGGGCTGCCCGGTCCTGGTGGTGCCCTCGCTGCTCGAGGTACCGCCCTCGGCGGCCCGTACCTTCGCGGCCTCCCTCGAGGAGGTCACCCCGGAGGTCCTGCGCGGCTGCACCGGCGCCGGGTCCGCCGCCTAGCCGGGTCCGCCGCTCAGCCGGGTCCGCCGCTCAGGCGGACAGGACGAGCAGCTCCAGGATGCCCTCGGCGTAGGCGACGGAGACCGACCCGGACCCGGTCTCCAGTAGCCCTATCAGCAGCGGCAGGCCGGTCCGCACATGGGCCGCGACCTGCCCGTACAGGCCTGCCCCGTACGCGTCCCC
The Streptomyces sp. NBC_00091 genome window above contains:
- a CDS encoding HAD family phosphatase produces the protein MNGPAAVLFDMDGTLVDTEVLWWRTTEESAARLGHRLGPADAPEVVGRAVADTAAHLVRTAGAGDPDAVAAELTEGFFRRVAAGAPLRPGARRLLTALEAEGVPFALVSASPRVVVDQVVGGALARVPFAFTLSADDTVRTKPHPDPYRAAAERLGLAPGECVAVEDSPDGAASAEAAGCPVLVVPSLLEVPPSAARTFAASLEEVTPEVLRGCTGAGSAA